From Halobaculum halobium:
GAGCTCCGGGAGCGGCCCGCACCGGACCTCAACTGCCCGGAGTGTCCGAACGACGACGTTCGCGTCGGCGAGAAGGCGGCAGACGGGGCGAAAGTCCAGCGGTGGTATGACTGCCCCGATTGTGGGTACGAAGCCCCCTCACGCATCGTCTACGGCGCCGAACGGTGAGTGAGTGAGCGGTGGGCGCTGTTTTTCGGCCGGGCACGAGGTGGTGGCCCGGTACGAACGGGTTAGTCAACCAATGAGTCTCGAAGTACTTGACCGACACAGCGAGGCACTGTTCGAGTTCCTCTGGTGTCCCGTCTGCGGGAAGGAGGTCTTCACTCACATCCCCTTCGAGGGGGTGTTCTGCAAGAACTGCAACACCCAGGTCGAACTCCAAGAATCCCGCGAGACACGCGGCTACGAGGAGGCCGTGCTCGCCTGCTTCGATTCTACCACCACCTGGAACCTCCACGTCGACGAGAAGCTACGTCGCGACCTGCCTGATGGGTCGGCCCGCGTGAAGATCCTCGGCGCACCGGGCGCCTACGAGGTCGACTGGTGGAGTCCAGAGCCTGGTGAGGATTGGGAACCTGTCCAACGCGGCGAGTTCGACGACGTCGAGGAGCCAAACGAGGTGTCGCACCTGGCGTAGAACTTAGCAGATACGCCAAGCCTGGTTGTTTTTACTCTGCCAATTGCACACATCGTTTATGGTCCAAACCGAAGGCGCTGTAGAACGACTACGGCGAAGAAAATCAATGGAATCGGATCTACGCGAACAAGTTGGTGGTGAAAAGTTCTTTTTGCCCTTATTCACGATCGAACAGGCTCAGGAAATTAGACTACGGCCAGATTATGAAGACCTTCTATTTGATATGTATATGTCCCCTCAGAAGAGTGATCTCGATTTCGAACACGACACCCTATCATATCGGATTAAGGATGTAGAAGTGCGTGAACACGGGACGGGGATCAGTTATCGAGTCAAGCGAATATTGGATATGGCCTCATTTCAAGCAATCGTGAAAATTGACCTCGAATTCGAGGAATCTATCCCCACAATGCAGCTTCACGAGGATCCTCGATTAGAAGATCTTGATCTCTCAGCGGATTACTATCGGGGCGACTCTGAGATGACACTGTGGATGAGGGAAGTAGAGGACGGAACAGATGCACTCGCACACCTTGCCCAATTTAATCAGGCGCTCAGTAGCCAATGGAACGGACCGAAAACGATAGATGAGGCAATTGAAGGAATTGCAAAATGGCAGGCGTTCAATCTTATGCAGGAGAAGAGGCGGTGACTGGAGAGAAGGTTTCCTGACGGTTGTTTCTGCGCCGGCGATGGGTGCCGGCGCACCCGCGTCGGCGGTGATCGATGTCGACACGAAGTCAACTCCGATTCATCCAACGGAGCGAGACCGCAGGCGAACAGTCCGATACCGACCGCATCGCACAAATCTACCGCCACTCGGACGGGTATCCCGATAGCGTCCTCCATGACCTGGACCAGCTGAAGCAGCTGCTTGACGAGACACGAACAGAGCGCGGGGCTGCGTACGCCGCTGCCCAGTTTCTGTTCCTCGACACGCTCTCGACGATGACCCTCTACATGGACGAAGGGCGTGACCGGAGCATCCACGCTGACCAACCCTCGGATCTCCTCGACCCGGACAATATGGAGCACCTCAACCAGCCGATGTTTCTGCTCGGACACGGCGTCGAGAATCCGGCCGACGGCATCCACGGCGACGAAGAGTACCTCTACGTCGTCGAACTCCCGACACGGAATCCGTTCGAGGAGCCGTCCGAGTGGACCGTCAAAGTGAGTGGTCACTCCGCCTTCCCGCGCTGGGATGGTCCGACCGAGGAAGCCTTCGATCGGGCTAGCTGGCAGTTTGAAGGACCGCTCTCGGCCGCCGTCGACGAACTACTAGCTCAACCAAGCTAATCGTTAATTGGACACTCCCAAGGTTCGAGTTCTGAAGAGAAGGAGCACCCAGTATAGGATTCTTCGGAACGAATGATTTGCAGATTGCTACTGAGAGTTACGAATCCGCCGTCGAGCTCGAGAATCCAATACCTGCTGTGCATAGAGTGAATCCTCTCGGTCGCTTTCCGCGACCCATTCAAACGCTTGGCGAGAAATTTGTTTCATCAGTAGCTCACCGTTTTCGATTTTCCAGCCAAACGGTTCTTTAGGGTCTAATCCCCGCTCTCGAAGGATTTCGTCGTCGACACGCAGAGCCATAACGAGGTCGTCCCCGTATTCAGCTGCTTGTTCCGGGCTCAGCACCAAGTTATCGAGGTATTCATCGCTGTTCGGCTTGGGCGTCATCCACTCGACGGTCCACTCATCTCCGACCTGATTGGAAGGCATACCTGTAGAATAGTCGTTGCTCGACAAAATTGACAGGGGGAACAAAGGGTCGTATCAGAACCAGGTGTTTGCGCTCAGAGCAGACCATTGCCAGGACAACAGAGAACAATACCCGTTTTAATCGATAAGTCCGATTGGTCCAGTATGGATTACGTGGATGAGCCGCCGGAAACAGAAAATCCTGTAATGGTGATTCGGGTAACAGCGAAATGTACCCTCTGCGAAACCGCTGAGCGGTGTGATTCACCTGGCGAAGCAAAAGAGTGGGCGAGAGATCATCAACATCCTCGAGACTTTATTGAATACCGTCGGACCTGGGCCGAGCGATAACCAATTCGACACCTCGATACTCAGATTACACCACCAAGTGCGAGGATGCCAAGCAGTAGTAGAACAGCCGTAACTACTCCTCCACCAGCAGTGAGGAGCTTATTCTCCATCACCTTCTCGTGGATCGGCATCGCGGCGTACTCCTCGCGGAAGGCCTCGAGATTCTCCTCGTCGTAGAAGTACTTCGTCTTCAATGCGAACCGTTCCGTCACCGCGCAGCCCGTACAGACCGGTTCGCCTTCCAGCCGCTCCGTTTTGGTGTGGCTGGAGCAGGCGATGGCCCCGCAGTTCGGACAGTAGGTGTACGTCTCGGTGACGCCACTCGTATCACAGTGGACGCACTGATGGATGCCGTCCTCGGCGGTCACTCTCGACGGGCCTGCCGCGTAGTACTCGTAGGGGTAGGTGTACTCCTGGACGTCGGTAGTGTGCCGAACTTCCGGGAGGTACACTGGTTCGATCGACTGGACAGAGATGTCCGAGCGGTTCGGCTCACAGGTCTTGTTGTACGTGACGTTGTTGTCGCCGGTGTAGGTGACCGTCGTCGTGTGGTGCTGCTGGAGCCGCTCGACGGCCCACTCCTTGTACTCCGTTTGCGTCTGCCCGAACCGGCGCTCCTCGACGTCGTCGAACACCTCTCCGAACTGCTCGGCGTCGAGGTCGACCGTCGTGTGGAGGTTCTCGGTGACCAGCGTCGCGACGTCTTCCTCGACGACCTGCGGCTGCCCGCGTTCGGCGTTGGCAACGAATCGGGTCCGGTCGTTGATTCGGTGGATAACGCCAACCGACGTCTCGAAGACGGCGTTCGTGTTCGCGGTGACCGCGACCACTGGGCGGAACGTCACCGATGAGTGCGGTTCTGGGAGGTCGGCGGCTTCGATGTTCTCGATGTCGCGGAACGCATCCGTGACTGGCGCGTCGACGTCGGCGGCCGGGTCGTACGGGCGCAGGGTCTTGTCGCAGAGGATCTCGATGCGACCGTTGTAGAGGTCGAGGCCAATTTCGTCGGCAATCTCCCGGAGGTCCTCGCCGTCGAGTAACTCGATTGGGTGTGGGTCGTCGTTCTGCTGGAGTCGGTTTGCGTACTCCTGAGCAGGGTTCGTGAACCGGCCAGTCGTGACGACCATCCCACGTTTCGGGCCGTCGAAGTCGAACGTCGCGATCGCCGAGTGGAGCTTCTGGACCACCGGCCGCCCGACCGTCCCCGTGTGCTTGCACTCGACGATGATCGCGCGCCGCGTGCCGTCGACGACCTCCTCCATGATGACGTCGCGCCCCTCGTCAGCCGTGCGGTCGGCCTGGCGGACGTTCTCGTAGCCGAGGTTGCGGAACACGTCCTCCATCACGTCCTCGAACTCGAACCCCGAGAGATCGTCCAGTACAGCCATCCTCAATTATGTGGACAGTACGTTGCAACTGCCAAATACGTTGCCGAACGCGGCGCCGTCCTGTTTGTTGAACCCCTGAGAGGGGTGCGGGGGTCACCGAACCGCCCGCGAGCAACGATGAACGGGAATGTACCTATGGCCAGTTCGGAATCGGTTCCAGTCGCATCGCCCGGTCAGTCCCACCGAGACACAGTCGAATACGTCGGCTTCCGCGTCGACGGCCAAGCCGTCATCCTGAACCTCTCGGAGCATCGGCGACTCTCCCTCGAGCGCAGTCTGGACCTCGTCAACCACAGTCCAAGCGGGTTCGAGTGGGGGTATAGTGGTAGCGGGCCCGCCCAGCTCGCGTGCGCGCTCCTCCTCGACTACTACGACGATGAGCAGTTCGCCCGTGAGCACTACATCGCGTTCCGGAATCAGGTGGTTTCGCAGCTGGAGTGCGACGGTGCCGCGGCGTGCTGGCACCTCCCCGGCGAGGAGATCGACGCCGCGATGGCGACCCTTACCGACGACGTCGTCGCCCTCGCCGACGGTGGACGGCCGTCACCGACGCTCCCCGAGAACTGGCGAGCCGTCTCTCGCCCGGACCGGCGGGTCTTCCAGCGCGCTGATCGCGACCACTACATCGTACTCGGGGATGGGAGGGAGGAGTGGCTGGTCGTACTCTGCAGCCAAGGCGACCGTGCATATCCTGCCCCGCTCGCACATCGGGCGGTTGCCGAGGAGGCTGACGTGGAACGGGTAATCCAGGAACTCGCCGAAGAGAGCAACGACCTCATCGAACCCCCGGAGGGGGAGCACTGATGGAGACACTTCGGCTAGCGCGAGCCACCCACCAGCTCTTCGAACGTGGTGTCGAGGCGCTCGAGAAAATCGAGCGCTAACTGGAGCGATACAACGACCGGCAAGAGCCTAAGCACCAAGCGACCGACGAATAAGCTAACGGCGGCTATTCCCTGAGGAAGTCGGTATCCGAGTTACGCATCTCAATCGAGACTGGATTCGACGTTTCCTCAATATCTGTCCCGATGTCCCAGGTGTCCTCACCTAACGGGCCAATACGTGGAGTCGAGTCAAACTCCCCAGGCAGCCCTCGATACGTACCACCAGCCAGCAGGTGATCCAACGTAGCCACCAAATCGTACCACTGTGGTTCGGTAAACTGCGCCGTCACGCCGGCTTTCTCACCCGAACCTAAGTCCACCTCGAAGATTTCGTCGCCTTCGCCCTCGTCGACAAGACTCCGGATCTCTAATTCTAAGAG
This genomic window contains:
- a CDS encoding DUF6166 domain-containing protein; the protein is MASSESVPVASPGQSHRDTVEYVGFRVDGQAVILNLSEHRRLSLERSLDLVNHSPSGFEWGYSGSGPAQLACALLLDYYDDEQFAREHYIAFRNQVVSQLECDGAAACWHLPGEEIDAAMATLTDDVVALADGGRPSPTLPENWRAVSRPDRRVFQRADRDHYIVLGDGREEWLVVLCSQGDRAYPAPLAHRAVAEEADVERVIQELAEESNDLIEPPEGEH
- a CDS encoding restriction endonuclease; its protein translation is MAVLDDLSGFEFEDVMEDVFRNLGYENVRQADRTADEGRDVIMEEVVDGTRRAIIVECKHTGTVGRPVVQKLHSAIATFDFDGPKRGMVVTTGRFTNPAQEYANRLQQNDDPHPIELLDGEDLREIADEIGLDLYNGRIEILCDKTLRPYDPAADVDAPVTDAFRDIENIEAADLPEPHSSVTFRPVVAVTANTNAVFETSVGVIHRINDRTRFVANAERGQPQVVEEDVATLVTENLHTTVDLDAEQFGEVFDDVEERRFGQTQTEYKEWAVERLQQHHTTTVTYTGDNNVTYNKTCEPNRSDISVQSIEPVYLPEVRHTTDVQEYTYPYEYYAAGPSRVTAEDGIHQCVHCDTSGVTETYTYCPNCGAIACSSHTKTERLEGEPVCTGCAVTERFALKTKYFYDEENLEAFREEYAAMPIHEKVMENKLLTAGGGVVTAVLLLLGILALGGVI
- a CDS encoding DUF7567 family protein is translated as MSLEVLDRHSEALFEFLWCPVCGKEVFTHIPFEGVFCKNCNTQVELQESRETRGYEEAVLACFDSTTTWNLHVDEKLRRDLPDGSARVKILGAPGAYEVDWWSPEPGEDWEPVQRGEFDDVEEPNEVSHLA